In a genomic window of Sarcophilus harrisii chromosome 4, mSarHar1.11, whole genome shotgun sequence:
- the CD79B gene encoding B-cell antigen receptor complex-associated protein beta chain isoform X2, which yields MEVKTWAKDRIYLTMVGLGLPTISKEGLVLLLLLSGEMILGAQTIDGIDIRDSRASSCKEISQHPRFVAKKRDSLFEVTCHVSHSGEVSWLLKQESDPDPRVLKLDNERLKNFRSNNTVTLVIQKVQFEDNGIYYCQQACVENPEKMYQGCGTELRVMGYSTVAQLKRRNTLKDAIIMIQTLLIIVFITVPIFLLLDKDDSKVALEDDHTYEGLEIDQTATYEDIVTLRTGEVKWSVGEHPGQE from the exons ATGGAGGTCAAGACTTGGGCCAAGGACAGAATCTATTTGACCATGGTTGGGCTGGGACTGCCTACCATCTCCAAAGAAGGGCTTGTGCTGCTTCTGTTACTCTCAG GTGAGATGATCCTGGGAGCCCAAACAATTGATGGTATTGATATCCGTGATTCCAGAG CGAGTTCATGCAAAGAGATCTCGCAGCATCCACGTTTTGTTGCCAAAAAGAGAGACAGCCTCTTTGAAGTGACCTGCCATGTAAGCCATTCTGGTGAAGTGAGCTGGCTGCTGAAGCAGGAGTCAGATCCTGACCCGCGGGTTCTAAAACTTGACAATGAACGGCTGAAGAATTTTAGGAGTAACAACACTGTCACTCTCGTAATCCAAAAAGTACAATTTGAGGACAATGGCATCTATTACTGTCAACAAGCTTGTGTGGAGAATCCTGAAAAGATGTACCAGGGCTGCGGCACTGAGCTCCGAGTCATGG GGTACAGCACCGTGGCCCAGCTAAAGCGGAGGAACACTCTGAAAGATGCCATCATTATGATCCAGACCTTACTCATTATTGTCTTCATCACCGTCCCTATTTTCCTGTTGTTAGATAAG GATGATAGCAAGGTGGCCCTGGAGGATGATCACACTTATGAG GGTCTGGAAATTGACCAAACAGCTACTTATGAGGACATCGTGACACTTCGAACGGGAGAAGTAAAATGGTCAGTGGGTGAGCACCCAGGCCAAGAGTGA
- the CD79B gene encoding B-cell antigen receptor complex-associated protein beta chain isoform X1: MEVKTWAKDRIYLTMVGLGLPTISKEGLVLLLLLSAGEMILGAQTIDGIDIRDSRASSCKEISQHPRFVAKKRDSLFEVTCHVSHSGEVSWLLKQESDPDPRVLKLDNERLKNFRSNNTVTLVIQKVQFEDNGIYYCQQACVENPEKMYQGCGTELRVMGYSTVAQLKRRNTLKDAIIMIQTLLIIVFITVPIFLLLDKDDSKVALEDDHTYEGLEIDQTATYEDIVTLRTGEVKWSVGEHPGQE; this comes from the exons ATGGAGGTCAAGACTTGGGCCAAGGACAGAATCTATTTGACCATGGTTGGGCTGGGACTGCCTACCATCTCCAAAGAAGGGCTTGTGCTGCTTCTGTTACTCTCAG CAGGTGAGATGATCCTGGGAGCCCAAACAATTGATGGTATTGATATCCGTGATTCCAGAG CGAGTTCATGCAAAGAGATCTCGCAGCATCCACGTTTTGTTGCCAAAAAGAGAGACAGCCTCTTTGAAGTGACCTGCCATGTAAGCCATTCTGGTGAAGTGAGCTGGCTGCTGAAGCAGGAGTCAGATCCTGACCCGCGGGTTCTAAAACTTGACAATGAACGGCTGAAGAATTTTAGGAGTAACAACACTGTCACTCTCGTAATCCAAAAAGTACAATTTGAGGACAATGGCATCTATTACTGTCAACAAGCTTGTGTGGAGAATCCTGAAAAGATGTACCAGGGCTGCGGCACTGAGCTCCGAGTCATGG GGTACAGCACCGTGGCCCAGCTAAAGCGGAGGAACACTCTGAAAGATGCCATCATTATGATCCAGACCTTACTCATTATTGTCTTCATCACCGTCCCTATTTTCCTGTTGTTAGATAAG GATGATAGCAAGGTGGCCCTGGAGGATGATCACACTTATGAG GGTCTGGAAATTGACCAAACAGCTACTTATGAGGACATCGTGACACTTCGAACGGGAGAAGTAAAATGGTCAGTGGGTGAGCACCCAGGCCAAGAGTGA
- the LOC100922992 gene encoding somatotropin, which translates to MAPGTRVSLLLLITFTLLGPQRAGAFPAMPLSSLFANAVLRAQHLHQLVADTYKEFERTYIPEAQRHSIQSTQTAFCFSETIPAPTGKDEAQQRSDVELLRFSLLLIQSWLSPVQFLSRVFTNSLVFGTSDRVYEKLRDLEEGIQALMQELEDGSSRGGLVLKTTYDKFDTNLRSDEALLKNYGLLSCFKKDLHKAETYLRVMKCRRFVESSCAF; encoded by the exons ATGGCTCCAG gtACCCGAGTCTCCCTGTTGCTCCTCATCACTTTCACCTTGCTGGGGCCACAGAGAGCTGGTGCCTTCCCAGCCATGCCTCTGTCCAGCCTCTTTGCCAACGCCGTACTTCGTGCTCAGCATTTGCACCAGCTAGTTGCTGACACATACAAGGAGTTT GAACGGACCTACATTCCAGAGGCACAGAGACATTCCATCCAGAGTACCCAGAcagctttctgtttctctgagACCATCCCAGCTCCCACTGGCAAGGATGAGGCCCAGCAAAGATCT GATGTGGAATTGCTCcgtttttcccttctccttatcCAATCTTGGCTCAGCCCTGTGCAGTTTCTCAGCAGGGTCTTTACCAACAGCCTAGTCTTCGGCACTTCAGACCGGGTCTATGAGAAGCTGAGGGATCTGGAAGAAGGGATCCAGGCTCTCATGCAG GAACTGGAAGATGGAAGTTCAAGGGGTGGCCTGGTCCTTAAGACAACCTATGACAAATTTGACACGAACCTACGAAGTGATGAGGCACTGCTCAAGAATTATGGGCTGCTCTCCTGCTTCAAGAAGGACCTGCACAAAGCTGAGACCTACCTCCGGGTCATGAAGTGCCGCCGTTTTGTGGAGAGCAGCTGTGCTTTCTGA